One part of the Phycisphaeraceae bacterium genome encodes these proteins:
- a CDS encoding GyrI-like domain-containing protein, whose amino-acid sequence MREPDLQARLKELYLPRPNEFVQVDVPDMRFIMIDGHGAADRSPLEHAAKWLFAAIHPLKRVARERMGKSFVQPPLECLWWADDPTDFVSGNREKMNWRMMIVYEPDWLTVPMFEDAVSAAQARLGESPAGLRLEVYREGLSVQTMHVGPPEAEVPTINRLHREYLPAHDLVPDGHHHEIYLTDPSRVAPENQRTVLRQPVKRCTTAG is encoded by the coding sequence ATGAGAGAACCCGATCTGCAAGCCAGGCTGAAGGAACTGTACCTGCCGCGACCGAACGAGTTCGTGCAGGTGGACGTGCCCGACATGCGGTTCATCATGATCGACGGGCACGGGGCCGCGGACCGCTCGCCGCTCGAGCACGCGGCGAAGTGGCTCTTTGCTGCGATCCATCCGCTGAAGCGTGTCGCCCGGGAGCGGATGGGGAAGAGCTTCGTCCAGCCGCCGCTCGAGTGCCTCTGGTGGGCGGACGACCCGACGGACTTCGTCAGCGGCAACCGGGAAAAGATGAACTGGCGGATGATGATCGTCTACGAGCCAGATTGGCTGACCGTGCCGATGTTTGAGGACGCTGTTTCCGCGGCTCAGGCACGCCTGGGCGAGTCGCCCGCGGGCCTTCGGCTGGAGGTCTATCGCGAGGGCCTCAGCGTACAGACCATGCATGTCGGCCCGCCAGAGGCCGAGGTCCCGACGATCAACCGGCTGCACAGGGAGTACCTCCCCGCGCACGATCTGGTTCCCGACGGACACCACCACGAAATCTACCTGACCGATCCGAGTCGCGTGGCGCCCGAGAACCAGCGGACGGTGCTGCGCCAGCCGGTGAAGCGTTGCACTACGGCTGGTTGA
- a CDS encoding MFS transporter — MLRHRTFRVVWIGAMGSSIGSWMESTGVRWIVGLSGSALTLSLLAAAQMVPMLLLGLAGGVVADRVNRKTLLIVTQAIMMVIAAGMALASYLFAGLPTRQKDLTNVLLILSLAQGTTMAFNVPAWQVLTPRLVPREELSSAIALNGLQFNLARVIGPALGGWFLAGLNISGTILWSSSHGATVLFLINTASFIGVLWAVWLTPDAPAPQRDGVSAAGQTAEAVSWMFRNRGPRAVFLAIVIFAALGGPMLTMLPLFITGVYHKLSDTYGTLLAMMGAGAVAGVFVLRIVPGWYPRHHSIPASVLGAGAAITLFAGTESFVMGGLWLFFIGLFWLLVFNQAFSAIQLLVDDRMRGRAMAVCNTAAFGATPLGALIAGGISELASGSPDDGPGVQVAIGAMGITLGLAGLAMLIWRTPEIDGLRPGEPGHAPRRSLLHGFTASAHRPRAENAPPPVNPPAA; from the coding sequence GTGCTGCGGCACCGTACATTCCGGGTGGTCTGGATCGGCGCCATGGGATCCAGCATCGGATCATGGATGGAGAGCACTGGTGTCCGCTGGATCGTCGGACTCTCGGGCTCGGCCCTCACCCTGAGCTTGCTCGCCGCGGCGCAGATGGTCCCGATGCTCCTGCTTGGGCTGGCGGGCGGGGTGGTGGCCGATCGCGTCAACCGCAAGACACTTCTGATCGTGACCCAAGCGATCATGATGGTCATCGCCGCGGGGATGGCCCTTGCCAGCTACCTGTTCGCAGGGCTACCCACCCGTCAGAAAGACCTGACTAACGTGCTCCTGATCCTGAGCCTCGCACAAGGCACGACGATGGCGTTCAATGTTCCCGCGTGGCAGGTGCTTACGCCGCGGCTGGTTCCGAGGGAGGAACTCTCCAGCGCCATCGCACTGAACGGGCTGCAGTTCAACCTCGCCCGAGTCATCGGACCGGCTCTGGGCGGGTGGTTTCTGGCCGGACTGAATATATCTGGAACGATCCTCTGGTCTTCCTCGCACGGTGCGACGGTGCTGTTCCTCATCAACACGGCCTCATTCATCGGCGTGCTCTGGGCCGTGTGGCTTACGCCGGACGCTCCCGCCCCACAGCGGGATGGAGTGAGCGCGGCCGGACAAACCGCGGAGGCGGTTTCGTGGATGTTCCGCAATCGCGGGCCCCGCGCCGTATTCCTCGCCATCGTCATATTCGCGGCGCTCGGCGGGCCAATGCTCACCATGCTGCCGCTGTTCATCACCGGCGTCTACCACAAACTCTCGGACACCTACGGCACGCTGCTGGCCATGATGGGCGCGGGAGCAGTCGCGGGCGTCTTCGTGCTGCGGATTGTCCCGGGGTGGTACCCGCGGCACCACTCGATACCGGCCTCAGTTCTCGGGGCGGGCGCAGCGATCACGCTCTTTGCGGGGACCGAGTCGTTTGTCATGGGCGGGCTGTGGTTGTTCTTCATCGGGTTGTTCTGGCTGCTGGTCTTCAATCAGGCCTTCTCGGCGATCCAGTTGCTCGTCGATGACCGCATGCGTGGTCGGGCCATGGCCGTGTGCAACACCGCGGCGTTCGGGGCTACTCCACTGGGCGCGCTGATCGCCGGGGGGATTTCGGAACTGGCCAGCGGATCGCCCGACGATGGACCGGGTGTGCAGGTCGCCATCGGAGCGATGGGGATCACGCTCGGGCTTGCCGGGCTGGCGATGCTGATCTGGAGGACCCCGGAGATCGATGGCCTGCGTCCCGGCGAACCGGGTCACGCTCCACGCCGAAGCCTGCTGCATGGCTTCACCGCGTCGGCCCACAGGCCACGCGCGGAGAACGCCCCGCCGCCCGTCAATCCGCCGGCTGCGTAA
- the obgE gene encoding GTPase ObgE: protein MFVDQARIRVKAGDGGNGVVSWRREKYVPKGGPTGGDGGRGGDVVFVADENINTLLDFRGRPEWVAQPGEPGRGKQQHGADGTDCIIRVPPGTIIYDDDTGEVIVDLGPSQREVIARGGKGGFGNEHFKTSTNQAPKSASPGQPGEQRAVRLELKLIADVGIIGMPNAGKSTLLSVLTDATPKIADYPFTTLAPQLGIASVDESRRLVLADIPGLIAGASDGAGLGHDFLRHIERTRVLLHLLDLSPLDGSNPAQNYSVVRAELTRYSPQLAEKPELVVLSKADLVDSDEASRKVKTICAEIGLVPERDVLVISSAQRAGLKPLLQRLWAMVHPKSSQQTDGWKPSAINQP from the coding sequence ATGTTTGTCGATCAGGCACGAATCCGGGTGAAGGCGGGCGACGGCGGGAACGGCGTGGTCTCGTGGCGCCGCGAGAAGTATGTCCCCAAGGGTGGTCCCACCGGAGGCGACGGCGGCCGCGGCGGCGATGTCGTCTTCGTCGCCGACGAGAACATCAATACGCTGCTGGATTTCCGCGGACGGCCGGAATGGGTCGCCCAGCCGGGCGAGCCGGGTCGGGGCAAGCAGCAGCACGGCGCCGATGGGACAGACTGCATCATCCGTGTTCCCCCGGGCACCATCATCTACGACGACGACACCGGCGAGGTGATCGTGGACCTGGGACCTTCGCAGCGAGAGGTCATCGCACGCGGCGGCAAAGGGGGCTTCGGAAACGAGCACTTCAAAACGTCGACCAACCAGGCGCCCAAGTCGGCCAGTCCGGGCCAGCCCGGCGAGCAGCGAGCGGTCCGGCTGGAGCTCAAGCTCATCGCGGATGTCGGCATCATCGGGATGCCCAACGCCGGCAAGTCGACGCTGCTCTCGGTGCTCACGGATGCCACGCCGAAGATCGCGGACTATCCGTTCACCACGCTCGCCCCGCAACTGGGTATCGCGAGCGTCGATGAGAGCCGTCGCCTGGTGCTGGCCGACATCCCCGGGCTGATCGCCGGTGCTTCAGACGGCGCGGGACTCGGGCACGACTTCCTCCGCCACATCGAGCGAACCCGGGTGCTCCTGCACCTGCTCGACCTGTCGCCGCTCGACGGGTCGAATCCCGCGCAGAACTACTCCGTCGTTCGCGCGGAGCTGACCCGCTACTCACCCCAACTCGCGGAAAAGCCCGAACTGGTCGTGCTCTCCAAGGCGGACCTGGTCGACAGCGACGAGGCAAGCCGCAAGGTGAAGACGATCTGCGCCGAGATCGGGCTCGTCCCCGAGCGAGACGTTCTCGTCATTTCTTCGGCGCAGCGGGCGGGGCTCAAGCCGCTGCTCCAGCGGCTGTGGGCGATGGTTCACCCCAAGAGCTCTCAGCAGACCGACGGGTGGAAGCCCTCCGCCATCAACCAGCCGTAG
- a CDS encoding FkbM family methyltransferase produces the protein MTTPQQPVPPDSAFVMPLLLVIGSVLLLILVVLLLRMSRLGARLRRFDARVKRAEGDLLRTRRSIGALRVAQSLAAAGRAPALPFRFASQYGEDLFLYDLFEGKTDGLYIEVGAYDGYTCSVTYAFEAMGWSGVLIEAIPERYKACLERRPGSQVAHAALGRRGSTGNTTFTVVGDAGDPGSEMLSFLSKSPAHARLLKRSKAPRREVTVPLSTMDEVLAAAERAAPPGRPSIAGRPIDFAVVDVEGAEIEVFEGFDLEARRVRVLVVEDMEPRNAASPSAYLSRRHYTIAARVGVSSVFIRSDEPDLIRRARMLTQPAD, from the coding sequence GTGACGACACCGCAACAGCCCGTGCCCCCCGATTCCGCGTTCGTGATGCCGCTCCTGCTGGTCATCGGCTCGGTGCTGCTCCTGATTCTCGTGGTGCTCCTGCTGCGGATGAGCAGGCTCGGTGCCCGCCTTCGCCGGTTCGATGCTCGCGTCAAGCGGGCAGAGGGCGATCTGCTCAGGACGCGCCGGAGCATCGGCGCTCTCCGCGTAGCACAGTCCCTCGCGGCCGCGGGCCGCGCTCCGGCGCTCCCGTTTCGGTTTGCATCGCAGTACGGTGAGGATCTGTTTCTCTACGATCTCTTTGAGGGAAAGACGGACGGCCTCTACATCGAAGTCGGCGCCTATGACGGATACACCTGCAGCGTGACCTACGCGTTTGAGGCGATGGGGTGGTCGGGCGTTCTGATCGAGGCCATTCCAGAGCGGTACAAGGCGTGCCTCGAACGGCGCCCGGGCAGTCAGGTCGCCCACGCCGCCCTCGGTCGACGAGGGTCCACCGGGAACACCACGTTCACCGTCGTCGGCGATGCGGGCGATCCCGGTTCGGAGATGCTCTCGTTCCTCTCAAAGAGCCCCGCCCACGCCCGGCTCCTGAAGCGCTCGAAGGCACCCCGCCGGGAGGTCACGGTCCCGCTGTCCACGATGGACGAGGTCCTTGCCGCCGCCGAGCGTGCGGCCCCGCCGGGACGGCCGTCGATCGCTGGTCGGCCGATCGACTTTGCCGTCGTCGACGTTGAGGGGGCCGAGATCGAGGTGTTCGAGGGCTTCGATCTCGAAGCCCGCCGCGTCCGAGTGCTCGTGGTTGAGGACATGGAGCCCCGGAATGCGGCAAGCCCCTCCGCGTACCTCTCGCGGCGGCATTACACCATTGCGGCGCGGGTCGGGGTGTCGAGCGTCTTCATCCGGTCCGATGAGCCCGATCTCATCCGGCGAGCCCGCATGCTTACGCAGCCGGCGGATTGA
- a CDS encoding RDD family protein, giving the protein MRLHLAAFILILTSALAAAVAFGAGDGTGPVAGHGWVVLDTGPAPEKKGTGLGLALSAPEPRYVLIHLAPREGEHRVPRGSVRIAGWLDEPPIATASWGRRVYVITEPPVDARIPPVLAVSTIEAARGTGSTWYNTPEGRYESLPPLTGEITVKGLVGTLAGPAALVIGSGEDPGLRLLIDGGDRWEEVPLPWHESAAFPELPPEPPGPRDAAVLLPSLQGVGLLVVPADRSEPRDLWTAQLRPSTPSGDSPAGPLVAWTKQQINLPLEPSQLHDCRFLVVDDTPVMARWTDAGDVSLSLLRPAGPVQRAVVKGVPRSASIVALPSTDSVAILWCQERPEGDPHRGARFEIREVSLASGRLLFEGPAVQATVLSKRELGLLAVMMVGVTAAVIVSLLRPRGVLSPSLPARCAVAPPMRRLVATAIDVSLAAIIAGRIHDVNVLEIIGPSAILSPIDDIWPLLTTLGIAGALGTIGEWAVGGSIGKLATGCRVANLRPPTTPATHALPASGRPPSGLFRPTIWQAAVRNFVKWSAPPLCVFALSDPMGRHIADLAAGTSVVVNGSVDREARSE; this is encoded by the coding sequence GTGAGACTGCATCTGGCCGCGTTCATCCTGATTCTGACTTCTGCGCTCGCGGCGGCCGTGGCCTTTGGCGCGGGTGACGGAACAGGACCCGTTGCCGGCCACGGATGGGTGGTGCTCGACACGGGCCCCGCGCCGGAGAAGAAGGGTACCGGGCTTGGGCTGGCGCTCTCGGCGCCGGAGCCGCGGTATGTCCTGATCCACCTGGCGCCGCGGGAGGGAGAGCACCGAGTACCACGCGGGTCGGTTCGCATCGCCGGATGGCTCGACGAGCCGCCGATTGCAACCGCAAGCTGGGGTCGCCGCGTTTATGTGATCACCGAACCCCCGGTCGACGCCCGCATTCCGCCGGTACTCGCCGTTTCGACGATCGAGGCGGCCCGGGGCACGGGCAGCACGTGGTACAACACCCCGGAGGGTCGCTACGAGTCGCTCCCACCGCTCACCGGTGAGATCACGGTCAAGGGGCTTGTCGGCACCCTGGCCGGGCCGGCGGCTCTGGTCATCGGTTCTGGTGAGGATCCTGGGCTGCGGCTTCTGATCGATGGCGGCGACCGGTGGGAAGAGGTCCCACTGCCGTGGCACGAGAGTGCGGCCTTCCCCGAACTGCCCCCGGAGCCGCCCGGACCACGTGATGCGGCAGTGCTCCTGCCGAGCCTGCAGGGCGTCGGACTTCTCGTTGTGCCCGCTGACCGCAGCGAACCCCGTGATCTGTGGACAGCGCAGCTTCGACCGTCGACCCCCTCGGGGGACAGCCCGGCGGGCCCACTCGTCGCGTGGACGAAACAGCAAATCAATCTTCCGCTTGAGCCGTCCCAGTTGCACGACTGCCGGTTTCTAGTTGTTGACGACACACCGGTCATGGCCCGCTGGACGGACGCGGGTGACGTGAGTCTCTCGCTATTGCGTCCGGCGGGGCCGGTGCAGCGTGCTGTGGTGAAGGGGGTGCCGCGGTCAGCATCGATCGTCGCCCTCCCGAGCACGGACTCGGTCGCGATTCTCTGGTGCCAGGAGCGGCCCGAGGGAGATCCACACCGCGGCGCACGGTTTGAGATCCGCGAGGTCTCGCTCGCCTCGGGCCGTCTGCTCTTTGAGGGACCGGCGGTGCAGGCCACGGTCCTGTCAAAGCGTGAGCTTGGGCTGCTGGCTGTGATGATGGTGGGCGTAACCGCGGCGGTGATCGTTTCGCTGCTGCGACCCAGGGGTGTCCTGTCGCCGTCGCTGCCCGCACGGTGCGCGGTGGCCCCGCCCATGCGGCGCCTCGTTGCCACAGCCATCGACGTGAGCCTCGCGGCGATCATCGCGGGCCGGATCCACGATGTGAACGTCTTGGAGATCATCGGTCCCTCCGCCATCCTGTCGCCGATCGACGACATCTGGCCGCTGCTCACCACACTCGGCATCGCCGGCGCGCTGGGGACGATCGGAGAGTGGGCTGTGGGCGGATCGATCGGGAAACTGGCAACAGGCTGCCGCGTGGCCAACCTCCGCCCCCCCACCACTCCGGCCACCCACGCGCTCCCCGCCTCCGGCAGGCCGCCGTCGGGCCTGTTCCGGCCCACGATCTGGCAGGCGGCGGTGCGGAACTTCGTCAAGTGGTCGGCCCCACCGCTGTGCGTGTTTGCGCTCTCTGACCCGATGGGCCGCCACATCGCCGACCTGGCCGCGGGAACGTCCGTGGTCGTCAACGGCTCCGTCGATCGCGAAGCCAGGAGCGAGTAG
- the lpxI gene encoding UDP-2,3-diacylglucosamine diphosphatase LpxI (LpxI, functionally equivalent to LpxH, replaces it in LPS biosynthesis in a minority of bacteria.): MPNTLTILPDPPPPPTPIGLIAGGGRLPIIIAEGLRRAGHPIHALGLANQFDEALPRLCETFREVGVLRVGSWGRLLRRRGVGHAIMVGRVDKARFMYSPGTILRNIPDWRTIMAWYRHLRHDRRSHAVLQAIADELGRSGVHLIDSTAPIPDSLAEAGVLTRCQPTAQQRADVAFAWPLLIQTLRLDIGQSIAVRDRDVIAVEAAEGTDRMMERTGQLCRLGGWTLCKGARAGHDRRSDVPTVGVQTIENLYRYGGRCLALAAGDVIMIDKPDMLDLADRLGISVIGVPPAQA, translated from the coding sequence ATGCCCAACACCCTCACCATCCTGCCGGACCCGCCCCCTCCTCCTACGCCGATCGGCCTGATCGCCGGCGGCGGCCGGCTCCCGATCATCATCGCCGAGGGACTCCGCCGCGCCGGTCATCCCATCCACGCTCTTGGACTGGCGAACCAGTTCGATGAGGCCCTCCCCCGCCTGTGCGAGACGTTCCGCGAAGTCGGCGTCCTGCGGGTCGGCAGCTGGGGCCGCCTCCTGCGTCGCCGCGGAGTGGGCCACGCGATCATGGTCGGGCGGGTCGACAAGGCCCGGTTCATGTACAGCCCGGGCACCATTCTGCGGAACATCCCGGACTGGCGCACCATCATGGCGTGGTACCGCCATCTGCGGCACGATCGGCGCTCGCATGCCGTCCTCCAGGCGATTGCGGATGAGCTCGGCAGATCGGGGGTCCACTTGATCGACTCGACCGCTCCCATTCCAGACTCGCTCGCCGAGGCCGGCGTCCTGACCCGCTGCCAGCCGACGGCCCAGCAACGGGCCGATGTCGCGTTCGCCTGGCCGCTGCTCATCCAGACCCTCCGGCTTGATATCGGGCAGTCCATCGCCGTTCGGGACCGCGACGTGATCGCCGTTGAGGCCGCCGAGGGTACGGATCGCATGATGGAACGGACCGGCCAGCTCTGCCGTCTGGGCGGCTGGACGCTCTGCAAGGGCGCCCGCGCCGGCCACGACCGCCGCAGCGATGTTCCCACCGTCGGGGTGCAGACGATCGAAAACCTGTACCGCTACGGCGGCCGGTGCCTGGCCCTTGCCGCCGGCGATGTCATCATGATCGACAAGCCCGACATGCTCGACCTTGCCGATCGCCTCGGTATTTCCGTCATCGGCGTCCCTCCCGCCCAGGCCTGA